CTTTCTTCCGTTGATCATCATCTCGAGTCCGGTATGGATCCCGGTTTTTATCGGGGTTGGCGGGTTCTTATCGGTCGCCGGTTTTCTTGTTGGAACGTTGGCTGTCGTATCGTGGGCGTACCGTTATTTCCGTGGAAGGCACCCGGTTGGATCGGATCAAATGGATTATGCACGTGGTCGGATCTATGACACGGCCTCTCACGTTAAAGATTATGCTAGAGAGTACGGTGGATATTTCCACGGTAGGGCTAAAGATGCAGCCCCTGGTGCTTAACCCTAACCGGTCGGTATAATCTGGTTCAGGGGAAGATAGTTGACCTGTTCCGTATATGGAGGATAAACATGGTTCATGCACggtaatatatatactattacatattttgttatttggtttccgtttataaataataaaatgaatatatatggttaaatataagatttttggtgtttttgttCGTCACCTGAAATGTATTAGTATATACTTTCAAAGAACGACGAGAGTAATGATGAACGGTTGATAAAGAAACTTAGCCTTTTATTATACAGTATTGTTTTCTTCACTAGCTCCTTATTAGTTTGCCAAATAGATTACACAATAATCTGCGTAAAATATTTGATAGCATCCACCAATCACAAGGGATTAACGAAACTTCTAGAGAGTTTAATCATCACTCACCTCATGAAACACCAAACAAAACATCAATTAAAATTCCTCTTCTGTCGAGCTTAACACCGACCCAACATGTGAACGGGTCGGCCGGTCCGGCACCCAAATGGAACATGGCGATCTCGGAGGCAGTTCCTTTACTTGATGTCCACTACAATCGTAGAAGATCACTCCGGAATAACACAACGGCTCACATTTGTCTCCCATTAAAATCTTTCTCTGCCAAATGCCAtattcctcctcctcttcctcctctatCACCATCTCCAACCCCGTCTTTGCTTTTGTACCTCCACAGCCGTCGTAAGCTTTTTTCTTCCGACCAGCCATAGTCTTGGCCTTGTTGCTTAAAGTCGTCAAAAGCTCCTTAGGACGTCCTTTGAGTTTAAGCTTCTTGGAGACTCGGCTTGCGTATCTAGCACAACGTACTATGAGAGAGACGTGGAAGCTCACGCTTAGACACTGGTGGACCGATGAAACATGTTCCCTCCTCGATATCTCCATGCTCTAAGGGTTTGAaactcaaaatatttgatttgttGTTGTGATGCTCTTTTGGTCCGAAAATGGATTGAGTtacgttttattatataactCCACGGGTTGAAGTAAGTAGGTCACTTAACGTAAAAGGATGTTTAGGTTACAGGCTAATCCAGTAGCCTTTGCGTTGACATATTTTATTGTGTTGACcttttcttgattctttgtGATGATCTCTTATGATATCAATGATGACTTCTTAATATATGAGATATTGAGATCGATGATTGAATTCTTTGGGTGTGAATGATACATAACGAGCATGCGAGAGGCATGCATCAACGATCTCTATCTAAAACACTGACGTGTTTGAATTCATTCATCGCAGAATATTAGTTATCTCAGTGCATTTCGTGAGCTCTATGacaaaagatattaaaattaaattgctgTATAACTGAATTTGTCAgctcttccttttcttttatACCTGTAATAGttctttttatcacaaaatGCAATAAACATGCgtcagtttttatttattaaaaataaaaattcaaaactatcTGATTAGCCAGTATATATATCACTGCAACAAGTTGATTCCGCCATTAACAATTTTAAAAGGATGAAAAGAACAGGCTAGTTccgaagatttttttttaatgctgatttattatgatattacaattatgagaaatattatatagaCAAGAGatcatttaatttaatgttaGCCTCTTTTTGGAGTAACATATTATGGATCGGCCGATTTATATAAGATTCTAGTTATTTTCTCTCTAAATAAGCTCGTTAATGTTAAATGTGTAAAGGGCTTAGTGTAAGTGTGTTTTGGACAAGTTACAAAAGCAAAAGGTGTTCTGGATCTATTATATCCTAGTCACACTTGCAAAGGCGTTTTCATCATGAATTCACGATCACGATTTATATATATCCTCTACATGTTGGATAAAGCTATCAAATGAACTTGATCGTTATGAAGCATCTGTTAAGTTTTATAAGATTCGTTCCAAATTCCAACTAACTATGTGGAAGACTTTGTCATCTCGGAATGTTCAGATAAAGATCGATGGACCAAATTTGGAACAAAACGATATGGATCAGATTGAATTACGTGGATCGGATTCTGATATCATGTTAAGTTAATTAGATGGATTTTCAACCTAAAATCATTCGGTGATAAATAGATTGATCcatctatattatatattatttaagattCTTCTGGCTCTAATACCATCACCACAACGTGAAGATATTGTTATGATTTATGGGGATTGATTACTGAATAGGTAGTGTGTTTCTTTAATTGTTTATCTAACTCGTATGATtgtaattactttttttttttttaaataactaaatacatataagaaaacatTACACATTTTGAAacacttaatgtttttttttttttaagagagaCTCATGTGAACGAAAGCTTTAAAGCGATAAAGTTAAGACGTCGTTACGGCTGGAAGTACGTAAACCAAGTAACAAGATGAGACTCCTGAAAAGATTGAGAGCGTTGGGTTGGTTGAACTGGTCTGCGGTCCATTCCTATGAGTTTTGCCTTCATGATCACTTGAATTTCCTTGATAAGGAGGTGGGCTGATCTGCTTGTTGAGTTATGCAATCTCAGGTTCCTTTCACGCCAAAGGACATAGCATACTGCCTGAAGTAGAAGCTTGCAAATAAATTTAACTCGTATATGATTGTAATTACTTGAGGATTTTCTTTTGAGAGAATGCTATataattcaacaaaaaaaactttttacaaCTAGAATTGTGTTTTTaaggagagaaaatagaaatcAATAGATATACATCACTTTAATTTATCATAAATAAAACCATGTTTCCGTGGCCTTTCGATAGGCTAATGAATCTCGATGTTTCATGCTGGTGATGTGGTTTCGAACCGAGGCTGATTTAGGCTCCTCCCCGAATCTCCTGCCATTACGTTCCTTCCAAACATCATATTACTTGAAGATTTTTGTTTCTACTAAACAATAGTTTATTTCGGTGTGTATCTATCAGTTAATTAAATCTCCTTTGGTCCAGTAGTCCACTTGATTCTCTCTTACGTATCATTCACATGGAAAACACCTAATTAACACTTTACGTAGGTGGTTAGCCAATCCAGCACGTGCATTAATTAGAATATTAAGGAACACAAAATGTAGTTGACCGGAACGAtatgcattttttttattaacccatatctattaaaaaaaaatttgtaagcaaTTACAAACTCTtctcatatttatatgaaaatcacattttggcaaaaaaaaaaagtaatacatTTTACAGCAACAATGATGGCGACACAGGTAAAGAAAACTTGGATCTTTATAATACAAACTAAACATTATTATCTAATAGAATtattacataacataaataaacaaacaaagaatattatcttattatataaagcttggttcttcaaagttactaattaacatgatcgcgacatgtgtaaatatattttctaagattatgacatgtgtcaaaaatatgatactttttt
This region of Brassica napus cultivar Da-Ae chromosome C5, Da-Ae, whole genome shotgun sequence genomic DNA includes:
- the LOC106383744 gene encoding uncharacterized protein LOC106383744, which translates into the protein MEISRREHVSSVHQCLSVSFHVSLIVRCARYASRVSKKLKLKGRPKELLTTLSNKAKTMAGRKKKAYDGCGGTKAKTGLEMVIEEEEEEEYGIWQRKILMGDKCEPLCYSGVIFYDCSGHQVKELPPRSPCSIWVPDRPTRSHVGSVLSSTEEEF